In Streptomyces canus, one DNA window encodes the following:
- a CDS encoding xanthine dehydrogenase family protein molybdopterin-binding subunit: MTTAPTARENAVGTAHTRVEGRDKVTGTARYAGEIPFADLAHGWLVLSTVTRGRIRSIDTADVLAMPGVAAVLHHGNAPRVETGYVGLLGVPDPTAAVFQHDRVPHAGWPVALVVADTSEQAREAAEALVVHYEQEPHDVDFTDEHPDAYPVDNHGPAVIEKGDLESELAASAVVVDAEYTTPEEHHNPMEPHAATARWDGGRLELVDSNQGTFWVASELAEMFSLDPASVRVRSEHVGGGFGSKGVRAHQVAAVMAATELHRPVRVIMTRRQMFSLAGYRSPTRQRLRLGADADGRLRALEHRSLNATSTVHEFIESAAGPARTMYGADAHHTANRLVRLDVPTPTWMRAPGEAPGSFALESAIDELAEKCGLDPIELRARNDPTKGPVSGLPFSGRHLIACFREGARRFGWADRDPRPGLRREGRWLLGTGTAAASYPAGAGPSTAAVTAEADGTYTVRINAADIGTGARTAMTLVAADALRTAPEQVRVRIGDSDLGPAFIAGGSMGTRSWAWAVTIAAEELRERLALGADIPPEGITVRSDTTEAIGALAQKERHSFGAQFAEVAVDPATGEVRVRRMLGIFAAGRIVNPLTARNQFVGGMTWGISMALHEEAVRDRALGSHYGADLAGYHVAAHADVPAIEADWIDDPDPDDPVGIKGIGEIGIVGAAAAVANAVWHATGVRHRDLPIRPDRVLMAGVHA; this comes from the coding sequence ATGACCACCGCCCCCACGGCACGCGAGAACGCCGTCGGCACCGCGCACACGCGCGTCGAGGGCCGCGACAAGGTCACCGGAACCGCCCGCTACGCCGGCGAGATCCCGTTCGCCGACCTCGCGCACGGCTGGCTGGTGCTGTCCACGGTCACCCGCGGCCGTATCCGCTCCATCGACACCGCCGACGTCCTCGCCATGCCCGGCGTGGCCGCCGTCCTGCACCACGGCAACGCCCCGCGGGTCGAGACCGGGTACGTCGGTCTGCTGGGCGTGCCGGACCCGACCGCGGCCGTCTTCCAGCACGACCGGGTGCCGCACGCGGGCTGGCCGGTGGCACTGGTCGTCGCCGACACCTCCGAACAGGCCCGGGAGGCCGCCGAAGCGCTGGTCGTGCACTACGAACAGGAGCCGCACGACGTCGACTTCACCGACGAGCACCCCGACGCGTACCCGGTCGACAACCACGGTCCGGCGGTGATCGAGAAGGGCGACCTGGAGTCCGAACTCGCCGCGTCCGCGGTCGTCGTGGACGCCGAGTACACCACCCCGGAAGAGCATCACAACCCGATGGAGCCGCACGCGGCGACGGCCCGCTGGGACGGCGGGCGGCTCGAACTCGTCGACTCCAACCAGGGCACCTTCTGGGTCGCGAGCGAACTCGCGGAGATGTTCTCGCTCGACCCGGCCTCGGTCCGGGTGCGCTCCGAACACGTCGGCGGCGGCTTCGGCAGCAAGGGCGTCCGCGCCCACCAGGTGGCCGCCGTGATGGCCGCGACCGAACTGCACCGCCCGGTACGGGTGATCATGACCCGCCGGCAGATGTTCTCGCTCGCCGGCTACCGCAGCCCCACCCGGCAGCGCCTGCGGCTCGGCGCCGACGCCGACGGCCGGCTGCGCGCGCTGGAACACCGCTCCCTGAACGCCACCTCCACCGTGCACGAGTTCATCGAGTCGGCCGCCGGCCCGGCCCGGACCATGTACGGCGCCGACGCCCACCACACCGCCAACCGGCTCGTGCGGCTCGACGTGCCGACCCCGACCTGGATGCGCGCGCCAGGTGAAGCACCGGGGTCGTTCGCACTGGAGTCCGCGATCGACGAACTCGCCGAGAAGTGCGGCCTCGACCCGATCGAACTGCGCGCCCGCAACGACCCGACAAAGGGCCCGGTGTCCGGGCTGCCGTTCAGCGGACGCCACCTGATCGCCTGCTTCCGGGAAGGCGCCCGGAGGTTCGGCTGGGCCGACCGCGACCCGCGCCCCGGCCTGCGCCGCGAGGGGCGTTGGCTGCTCGGCACCGGCACGGCGGCCGCCTCCTATCCGGCGGGCGCCGGCCCGTCCACGGCGGCGGTCACGGCGGAGGCGGACGGCACCTACACCGTGCGGATCAACGCCGCCGACATCGGCACCGGCGCGCGGACCGCGATGACTCTGGTCGCCGCCGACGCCCTGCGGACCGCGCCCGAACAGGTCCGCGTACGCATCGGCGACAGCGACCTCGGCCCCGCGTTCATCGCCGGCGGCTCGATGGGCACCCGCTCCTGGGCATGGGCGGTCACGATCGCCGCCGAGGAACTGCGGGAACGGCTCGCCCTCGGCGCCGACATCCCGCCGGAGGGGATCACCGTACGGTCCGACACCACCGAGGCCATCGGCGCCCTCGCCCAGAAGGAACGGCACTCCTTCGGCGCCCAGTTCGCCGAGGTCGCCGTCGACCCCGCCACCGGCGAGGTCCGGGTGCGCCGGATGCTCGGCATCTTCGCGGCGGGCCGGATCGTCAACCCGCTCACCGCCCGAAACCAGTTCGTCGGCGGCATGACCTGGGGCATCTCCATGGCCCTGCACGAGGAGGCGGTCCGTGACCGGGCCTTGGGCAGCCACTACGGCGCCGACCTCGCCGGCTATCACGTCGCCGCCCACGCCGACGTTCCGGCCATCGAGGCGGACTGGATCGACGACCCGGACCCCGACGACCCGGTCGGCATCAAGGGCATCGGCGAGATCGGCATCGTGGGCGCCGCCGCGGCCGTCGCCAACGCGGTCTGGCACGCGACCGGCGTACGCCACCGGGACCTGCCGATCCGCCCCGACCGCGTCCTGATGGCAGGCGTCCATGCTTGA
- a CDS encoding carboxylesterase/lipase family protein, translating into MPKRRSTAGAALGAAILVAVMGTADAVQTSPATAGQAPQRQRAHGQHPEAWSDIARTRQGRLEGVTADGVTTYQGIPYAAPPVGPLRWQPPAAPPTWSGTRTAAEPGPACAQPEVADSAEDCLYLNVTTPADGAERAAPRPVVVWLHGGAFSSGSGDQYDATRMARQGDVTVVTVNSRLGALGFFAHPDLPDSGAFGLQDQQAALRWVRDNAAAFGGDPGNVTLMGESSGGASVCAQLSSPKAAGLFHRAVIQSGSCLQNWPKNTIAPGDPAATYFAPQDKLAAKGRGALGCRSLKCLRDKPAKDVLSLNGRFHQPAYGTSVLPQSPARALAAGNVHRVPVLQGNTRDEHRLFAALFTLDGPMTAADYRRLLTETYGRRKAARIAREYPPGATPALAWAKVGTDHSWVCPTLAADRLLARHVPVYSYEFADRHPPAPDLRPDFPLGAYHSAELPYLFGMGDLRLDDGQAALSRRMIAAWTTFARTGTPGDGWPPFPHTQQLARNTLSGVDAAAEHRCAFWSRTS; encoded by the coding sequence ATGCCGAAGCGACGCTCCACTGCCGGCGCCGCGCTGGGCGCAGCCATCCTCGTGGCGGTGATGGGCACAGCGGATGCGGTGCAGACCTCGCCGGCGACGGCTGGGCAGGCCCCGCAGAGGCAACGTGCCCACGGTCAGCACCCCGAGGCCTGGTCGGACATCGCCCGTACCCGCCAGGGCCGCCTGGAAGGGGTAACCGCCGACGGCGTCACGACCTATCAGGGCATCCCTTACGCGGCGCCTCCGGTCGGCCCGCTGCGCTGGCAACCCCCGGCCGCGCCACCCACCTGGAGCGGCACGCGGACGGCTGCCGAACCCGGGCCGGCCTGCGCGCAGCCAGAGGTGGCGGACTCCGCGGAGGACTGCCTGTACCTCAACGTCACCACGCCCGCTGACGGAGCGGAGCGCGCGGCCCCGCGGCCCGTCGTGGTGTGGTTGCACGGCGGGGCCTTCAGCTCGGGCTCCGGGGATCAGTACGACGCCACCCGGATGGCCCGGCAGGGCGACGTCACGGTCGTGACTGTCAACTCGCGCCTGGGCGCCCTGGGCTTCTTCGCCCATCCGGACCTGCCTGACTCCGGGGCCTTCGGCCTCCAGGACCAGCAGGCGGCGCTGCGCTGGGTACGGGACAACGCTGCCGCGTTCGGCGGTGATCCCGGCAATGTCACGCTCATGGGCGAGTCCTCCGGAGGCGCGAGCGTGTGCGCCCAGCTCAGCTCGCCCAAGGCCGCCGGACTCTTCCACCGCGCGGTCATCCAAAGCGGCTCCTGCCTGCAGAACTGGCCCAAGAACACGATCGCGCCCGGCGACCCCGCCGCCACCTATTTCGCCCCCCAGGACAAGCTGGCCGCCAAGGGCCGCGGCGCCCTGGGCTGCCGCAGCCTGAAGTGCCTGCGCGACAAGCCCGCCAAGGACGTGTTGTCCCTCAACGGGCGCTTCCACCAGCCCGCCTACGGGACGAGTGTCCTGCCACAGTCGCCGGCCCGCGCCCTCGCCGCCGGCAACGTCCACCGCGTGCCCGTGCTGCAGGGCAACACCCGTGATGAACACCGACTGTTTGCCGCCCTGTTCACGCTGGACGGACCGATGACGGCAGCGGACTACCGCCGCCTGCTCACCGAGACCTACGGCCGGCGGAAAGCGGCCCGCATCGCCCGCGAGTACCCGCCCGGTGCCACGCCCGCACTGGCCTGGGCCAAGGTCGGCACCGACCACAGCTGGGTGTGCCCCACCCTGGCCGCCGACCGGCTGCTGGCCCGGCATGTTCCGGTCTACAGCTACGAGTTCGCCGACCGCCACCCACCCGCCCCCGACCTCCGCCCCGACTTTCCGCTGGGCGCCTACCACAGTGCGGAGCTGCCCTACCTGTTCGGCATGGGCGACCTCCGCCTCGACGACGGGCAGGCCGCCCTGTCCCGACGCATGATCGCCGCATGGACGACGTTCGCCAGAACTGGTACGCCCGGCGACGGCTGGCCGCCCTTCCCGCACACCCAGCAGCTGGCTCGGAACACGCTCTCCGGCGTGGACGCGGCGGCCGAACACCGCTGCGCCTTCTGGTCGCGCACCTCCTGA
- a CDS encoding FAD binding domain-containing protein produces the protein MREFTYDRALDVSGALALLDADPDARFLGGGTNLVDLMKTGVERPARLVDVRELPLDGIEVTADGGLRIGATVTNSDLAAHPEVRRRYPALAQAVLAGASGQLRNMATVGGNLLQRTRCGYFTDVTKPCNKRVPGSGCPAIQGEHHNHAVLGASEHCVATHPSDMGVALTALDAVVSYETADGPGEVPLADFYLPVGDTPHRETALPPGALITGVTLPPAPVAAHSRYRKVRERASYAFAIGSIAAALDVRDGVVHDVRLAFGAVASRPWRATAAERVLTGASADAETFAAAANAELAAAKPLPHNAYKVTLVRNLVVAVLTELAEEAAR, from the coding sequence ATGAGGGAGTTCACGTACGACCGGGCCCTCGACGTCTCCGGCGCCCTCGCCCTGCTCGACGCCGACCCCGACGCCCGCTTCCTGGGCGGCGGCACCAACCTCGTCGACCTGATGAAGACCGGCGTCGAGCGGCCCGCCCGCCTGGTCGACGTCCGCGAACTGCCGCTGGACGGCATCGAGGTGACGGCGGACGGCGGACTGCGCATCGGTGCCACCGTCACCAACAGCGACCTCGCCGCCCACCCCGAAGTCCGCCGCCGCTACCCGGCGTTGGCCCAGGCCGTACTGGCCGGCGCCTCCGGTCAGCTGCGCAACATGGCCACCGTCGGCGGCAACCTGCTCCAGCGCACCCGCTGCGGCTACTTCACCGACGTGACCAAGCCCTGCAACAAGCGTGTGCCCGGCAGCGGTTGCCCCGCGATCCAGGGCGAGCACCACAACCACGCCGTCCTGGGCGCCTCCGAGCACTGCGTGGCCACCCACCCCTCGGACATGGGTGTCGCGCTGACCGCCCTCGACGCGGTTGTCTCGTACGAAACCGCCGACGGCCCCGGCGAGGTGCCCCTCGCCGACTTCTACCTGCCGGTCGGCGACACCCCGCACCGCGAGACCGCGCTGCCACCGGGCGCGCTGATCACCGGCGTCACCCTGCCGCCCGCTCCGGTGGCCGCCCACTCCCGCTACCGCAAGGTGCGCGAGCGTGCCTCGTACGCCTTCGCCATCGGCTCCATCGCCGCCGCGCTCGACGTCCGGGACGGCGTCGTACACGACGTACGCCTCGCCTTCGGGGCGGTCGCGTCCCGGCCGTGGCGGGCAACGGCGGCCGAACGCGTCCTGACCGGGGCGTCCGCCGACGCCGAGACCTTCGCCGCCGCCGCGAACGCCGAACTCGCCGCGGCGAAGCCCCTGCCGCACAACGCATACAAGGTGACCCTCGTGCGCAACCTCGTCGTGGCCGTGCTGACCGAACTCGCCGAGGAGGCCGCCCGATGA
- a CDS encoding (2Fe-2S)-binding protein: protein MAPAPSSTFSDITLNINGEKHPLPVDHRTTLLDALRERLDLTGTKKGCDEGQCGACTVLLDGRRAVSCLQLAVAAEGREITTIEGLAEGDRLHPVQQAFLDLDGYQCGYCTPGQICSAIAVIEEHAAGWPSAVTDDVRPEAGPPPLSAEEIRERMSGNLCRCGAYVSIVQAVARAAEAKTGEAAA from the coding sequence ATGGCCCCAGCCCCCTCGTCGACGTTCAGCGACATCACCCTGAACATCAACGGTGAGAAGCACCCTCTGCCCGTCGACCATCGCACCACCCTGCTCGACGCCCTGCGCGAGCGCCTCGACCTGACCGGTACCAAGAAGGGCTGCGACGAGGGGCAGTGCGGAGCCTGCACGGTACTGCTCGACGGGCGCCGGGCGGTCTCCTGTCTGCAACTTGCCGTGGCCGCCGAAGGACGTGAGATCACCACCATCGAGGGCCTGGCCGAGGGCGACCGACTGCACCCGGTGCAGCAGGCGTTCCTCGACCTGGACGGCTACCAGTGCGGCTATTGCACACCCGGCCAGATCTGCTCGGCGATCGCGGTGATCGAGGAACACGCGGCCGGCTGGCCCAGCGCCGTCACCGACGACGTCCGCCCCGAGGCCGGACCACCACCCCTGAGCGCCGAGGAGATCCGGGAACGGATGAGCGGCAACCTGTGCCGCTGCGGAGCGTACGTGTCGATCGTCCAGGCCGTGGCCCGGGCAGCGGAGGCGAAAACCGGGGAGGCGGCAGCATGA
- a CDS encoding TetR/AcrR family transcriptional regulator codes for MRQKNDPHLRSDAQRNRERILEVALAELSRAADTPLSAIAKKAGVGQGTFYRNFPNRDALVLELYRQGVQQIADTASVLLETREPDRALRAWMDHLAQFAMTKAGLAEAIRQATSSGKAAKPGHTPVTEAAGLLLRACEEAGAIRPGVTPDDFMLAIAGLWQLAPRDDWQPQATRLLDIVMDGLRAGAPGIRGLPGGSGRM; via the coding sequence GTGCGACAGAAGAACGACCCGCACCTGCGCTCGGACGCGCAACGCAACCGCGAACGCATTCTGGAAGTGGCCCTCGCCGAGCTTTCCCGGGCCGCCGACACCCCGCTGAGCGCGATCGCCAAGAAGGCGGGTGTCGGCCAGGGCACGTTCTACCGGAACTTCCCCAACCGCGACGCGCTCGTCCTCGAGCTCTACCGGCAGGGGGTACAGCAGATCGCGGACACCGCGTCCGTGCTGCTGGAGACCAGGGAACCCGACCGCGCGTTGCGGGCGTGGATGGACCATCTCGCGCAGTTCGCGATGACCAAGGCCGGCCTGGCGGAGGCGATCCGCCAGGCCACCTCGTCCGGGAAGGCGGCGAAGCCGGGCCACACCCCGGTGACCGAGGCGGCCGGCCTCCTGCTCCGCGCCTGCGAGGAGGCCGGCGCGATCCGTCCCGGCGTCACGCCCGACGACTTCATGCTGGCCATCGCCGGCCTGTGGCAGCTCGCACCGCGCGATGACTGGCAGCCGCAGGCGACGCGCCTGCTGGACATCGTCATGGACGGGTTGCGCGCGGGGGCGCCCGGAATCCGGGGCCTGCCCGGCGGATCAGGCCGGATGTAG
- a CDS encoding helix-turn-helix domain-containing protein, with protein sequence MFETVYSSDEWPPDERFDRWREMITQSYLPSVVSCDEAADFRGVARVLQAGPVHVATLRLPALQVLRTPVHVRRFDPDQYQLAVTLQGRRTMAQRGLEVAPEVGDLVLNDSSHPYESWMLPDRGAVETITVGIPRAALPLPRMKVDRLLAAPMTGGTGLGGLLAQFLVHLVAESESYRPQDTVRLGTVVLDLATAVLAHRTESGGAVPPESRQRVLLVSINAFIERRLGTVQLSPALVAAAHHISVRQLHRLFLPQGTTVSEWIRHRRLERCRRDLLDPRLAELPVHAVGARWGFRCAADFSRAFKTAYGTPPGDYRRRNRPGPTKRRD encoded by the coding sequence GTGTTCGAGACGGTGTACAGCAGTGACGAGTGGCCGCCGGACGAGAGATTCGACCGCTGGCGCGAGATGATCACCCAGTCGTATCTGCCGTCCGTGGTCAGCTGCGATGAAGCCGCCGACTTCCGCGGCGTGGCCAGGGTGTTGCAGGCCGGGCCGGTGCATGTGGCGACGCTGAGACTTCCCGCACTGCAGGTGCTGCGCACGCCGGTGCATGTGCGCAGGTTCGATCCGGATCAGTACCAGCTGGCCGTGACGCTGCAGGGACGGCGGACCATGGCGCAACGTGGACTTGAGGTCGCACCGGAGGTGGGGGACCTCGTGCTCAACGACTCCTCGCATCCGTACGAGTCGTGGATGCTGCCTGACAGGGGCGCGGTCGAGACGATCACTGTGGGCATACCACGCGCCGCCCTGCCCCTGCCACGGATGAAGGTCGACCGGCTGCTCGCTGCGCCGATGACCGGCGGTACGGGGCTCGGGGGGCTCCTCGCGCAGTTCCTGGTGCACCTGGTCGCCGAGTCGGAGTCATACCGTCCGCAGGACACCGTACGGCTGGGCACGGTGGTCCTGGACCTTGCCACGGCAGTGCTGGCTCATCGCACGGAGTCCGGCGGCGCTGTCCCGCCGGAGAGCCGTCAGCGCGTACTGCTGGTCAGCATCAATGCCTTCATCGAGCGCCGGCTGGGCACCGTCCAGCTGTCGCCCGCCCTCGTCGCCGCCGCGCACCACATCTCCGTACGCCAACTCCACCGGCTCTTTCTGCCCCAGGGGACGACGGTGAGCGAGTGGATCCGGCACCGCAGGCTGGAGCGTTGCCGCCGCGATCTCCTCGACCCCCGACTCGCCGAGCTGCCGGTCCACGCGGTGGGGGCACGGTGGGGTTTCAGGTGTGCGGCGGACTTCAGCCGGGCTTTCAAGACCGCCTACGGGACCCCACCGGGCGACTACCGGCGGCGAAACCGGCCGGGGCCGACCAAGCGGCGGGACTGA
- a CDS encoding XdhC/CoxI family protein: MLDLAVELRRWMEEGRAFAVATVVAVGGSAPRGPGAALAVDSEGTVIGSVSGGCVEGAVYDLCVRALQDGETVVERFGYSDEDAFAVGLTCGGIIDIMVTPVGTDAPARPVLRSALSAAARGEPAAVARVVRGPAELLGTALLVRPSEAVGEPSRPSRAESGAGSYEGGLGGHVELDRTAAGEARALLDAGRTGTVELSADGSRCPGGLTLLVESSVPPPRMIVFGAIDFAAALVRVGKFLGYHVTVCDARAVFATEARFPEADDVVVDWPHRYLRATATDARSVLCVLTHDAKFDVPLLEVALRMPAAFVGALGSRRTHADRERRLREAGLTEGELDRLRSPIGLDLGARTPEETALSIAAEIVATRRGGTGTPLTGSGEPIHREEETHGAGTSSGPWARSTIPMRSSVPSLR, from the coding sequence ATGCTTGATCTCGCCGTTGAACTGCGCCGCTGGATGGAGGAGGGCCGCGCGTTCGCCGTCGCCACCGTCGTGGCCGTCGGCGGCAGTGCCCCGCGCGGACCCGGCGCCGCCCTCGCCGTCGACAGCGAGGGCACGGTCATCGGCTCGGTCTCAGGCGGCTGCGTGGAGGGAGCGGTGTACGACCTCTGCGTCCGAGCGCTCCAGGACGGCGAGACGGTCGTCGAACGGTTCGGCTACAGCGACGAGGACGCCTTCGCGGTCGGGCTGACCTGCGGCGGGATCATCGACATCATGGTCACCCCGGTCGGCACGGACGCGCCCGCGCGGCCGGTGCTCCGGTCGGCCCTGTCGGCCGCCGCCCGGGGCGAGCCGGCAGCCGTCGCCCGCGTTGTACGCGGCCCCGCCGAACTCCTCGGCACGGCACTGCTCGTGCGGCCGAGCGAAGCGGTAGGGGAGCCCTCCCGTCCCTCCCGGGCGGAGTCCGGGGCAGGCTCGTACGAAGGCGGACTCGGCGGGCACGTGGAACTGGACCGTACGGCGGCCGGTGAAGCCCGTGCTCTGCTGGACGCCGGCCGCACCGGCACGGTCGAGCTGTCGGCGGACGGCTCGCGCTGCCCCGGCGGCCTGACCCTGCTCGTCGAGTCGAGTGTGCCGCCGCCCCGTATGATCGTTTTCGGGGCGATCGACTTCGCGGCGGCACTCGTACGGGTGGGCAAGTTCCTCGGCTACCACGTGACCGTGTGCGACGCCCGCGCCGTCTTCGCCACCGAGGCCCGTTTCCCCGAGGCCGACGACGTCGTGGTCGACTGGCCGCACCGCTACCTTCGGGCCACCGCGACCGACGCGCGTTCGGTGCTGTGCGTGCTCACCCACGACGCCAAGTTCGACGTACCTCTGCTGGAAGTGGCCCTGCGGATGCCGGCCGCGTTCGTCGGTGCGCTGGGCTCACGGCGTACGCACGCCGACCGGGAACGACGGCTGCGGGAAGCGGGCCTGACCGAAGGGGAGTTGGACCGGCTGCGGTCGCCGATCGGCCTCGATCTCGGTGCCCGCACACCCGAGGAGACGGCCCTGTCCATCGCGGCGGAGATCGTCGCCACCCGACGCGGCGGGACGGGCACGCCCCTGACCGGGTCGGGCGAACCGATCCACCGCGAGGAGGAGACGCACGGCGCGGGGACGAGCTCCGGCCCCTGGGCGCGGAGCACCATCCCCATGCGATCGTCCGTGCCTAGCTTGCGGTAG